One genomic window of Rhinolophus ferrumequinum isolate MPI-CBG mRhiFer1 chromosome 23, mRhiFer1_v1.p, whole genome shotgun sequence includes the following:
- the CBLN4 gene encoding cerebellin-4 has product MGSGLRALSVVVPAVLLVLALPGLPVWAQNDTEPIVLEGKCLVVCDSNPATDSKGSSSSPLGISVRAANSKVAFSAVRSTNHEPSEMSNKTRIIYFDQILVNVGNFFTLESVFVAPRKGIYSFSFHVIKVYQSQTIQVNLMLNGKPVISAFAGDKDVTREAATNGVLLYLDKEDKVYLKLEKGNLVGGWQYSTFSGFLVFPL; this is encoded by the exons ATGGGCTCCGGGCTCCGGGCGCTGTCCGTGGTGGTGCCCGCCGTGCTGCTGGTTCTCGCGCTGCCGGGGCTGCCCGTCTGGGCGCAGAACGACACGGAGCCCATCGTGCTGGAGGGCAAATGTCTGGTGGTGTGCGACTCGAACCCGGCCACGGACTCCAagggctcctcttcctcccctctggGGATCTCGGTCCGGGCGGCCAACTCCAAGGTCGCCTTCTCGGCGGTGCGGAGCACCAACCACGAGCCGTCCGAGATGAGCAACAAGACGCGCATCATTTACTTCGATCAG atcCTAGTAAATGTGGGTAATTTTTTCACCCTGGAGTCCGTCTTTGTAGCACCAAGGAAAGGAATTTACAGTTTCAGTTTTCACGTAATTAAAGTCTACCAGAGCCAAACAATCCAG gTTAACCTGATGTTAAATGGAAAACCAGTGATATCTGCTTTTGCGGGGGACAAAGACGTTACTCGTGAAGCTGCCACCAACGGAGTCTTACTCTACCTAGATAAAGAGGACAAGGTTTACTTAAAACTGGAGAAAGGTAACTTGGTCGGAGGCTGGCAGTATTCCACGTTCTCTGGCTTTCTCGTCTTCCCCCTATAG